The Burkholderia ambifaria AMMD genome includes a region encoding these proteins:
- a CDS encoding LysR family transcriptional regulator — translation MLLCDVCYVLAVPEHRNFTYAAEALHVSQPTLSQRIRQLEDTLRTQRLDRSGRNVQFLDAGAAWMRYAKSVLRGSGCGRAIHALAN, via the coding sequence GTGCTGTTGTGTGATGTCTGTTACGTCCTGGCCGTCCCGGAACACCGCAATTTCACGTACGCCGCCGAGGCACTGCACGTTTCGCAGCCCACGCTGTCGCAGCGGATACGTCAACTGGAAGACACGCTGCGCACTCAGCGGCTAGACCGTTCGGGGCGGAACGTGCAATTCTTGGATGCCGGCGCGGCGTGGATGCGCTATGCGAAATCAGTACTACGGGGATCTGGATGCGGGCGGGCGATACACGCGTTGGCGAACTGA
- a CDS encoding DUF1348 family protein, with translation MTSPAAIRPPLPPFTLETAIEKVRLAEDGWNSRDAAKVALAYSLDTKWRNRAEFANNRAEAQAFLERKWKKEHEYRLIKELWAFGGNRIAVRYAYEWHDDSGNWFRSYGNENWEFGEDGLMQRRYACINDMPIKESERKYHWPLGRRPDDHPGLSELGL, from the coding sequence GTGACTTCACCCGCAGCAATTCGCCCGCCGCTTCCGCCGTTCACGCTGGAGACGGCCATCGAGAAAGTCCGTCTCGCGGAAGACGGCTGGAATTCGCGCGACGCCGCCAAGGTCGCGCTCGCCTATTCGCTCGACACGAAATGGCGCAATCGCGCAGAGTTCGCGAACAATCGAGCGGAAGCGCAGGCGTTCCTCGAGCGCAAGTGGAAGAAGGAGCACGAGTATCGTCTGATCAAGGAACTGTGGGCGTTCGGCGGCAATCGCATTGCCGTACGCTACGCCTACGAATGGCACGACGACTCGGGCAACTGGTTCCGCTCCTACGGCAACGAGAACTGGGAGTTCGGCGAGGATGGCCTTATGCAGCGCCGCTATGCGTGCATCAACGACATGCCGATCAAGGAATCCGAGCGCAAGTATCACTGGCCCCTGGGCCGTCGGCCGGACGATCATCCGGGGCTGAGCGAGTTGGGGCTTTGA
- a CDS encoding DUF4148 domain-containing protein: protein MNKSIRHISYVLSALTLAASTTTAFAASSAEAAAPGYHSAAPLIQRNAAPEAQRALTRRDVINELIQAEQDGTLQRLNDTVFHGS from the coding sequence ATGAACAAGAGCATCCGTCACATTTCTTACGTCCTGTCGGCACTCACGCTGGCTGCTTCCACCACGACCGCGTTTGCTGCCTCTTCCGCAGAAGCGGCTGCACCGGGTTACCACTCCGCTGCACCGTTGATCCAGCGGAACGCGGCGCCGGAAGCCCAGCGCGCACTGACCCGCCGCGACGTGATCAACGAGCTGATCCAGGCCGAGCAGGACGGTACGCTGCAACGCCTGAACGATACGGTTTTCCACGGCTCGTGA
- a CDS encoding EAL domain-containing protein, with the protein MIFPTDTASHCPAEAEFFLHLKPIESIRVQPPVVVPEQTALHEVIARMRVQRLDAILVGYDDGEHGILTERDIVRLLADGGAHGAVGAYASKPLQMLTARQSLYAAQRFMTEQSVRHVGIEDEDGRLTGLLCFADVLQSIEHEYANQLRSALRERDEALGLARFNLRMADRVFESALEGIMVTDRHAKIERVNQAFTRLTGYTEDEVVGRNPGLLSSGRQTPDFYKQLWHSLTTDGHWQGEIWNRRKAGELFLEYLTITSIRDSESEISHYAAIFSDITQRRQAEERLGYLATHDVLTNLANRMLFEERLTHAIVHAKRFGRKVAVMYLDLDRFKLVNDTLGHNAGDEVLKMVAERIVANVRANDTVARMGGDEFALVLEEVDDVRDVGRVARKLLDEVGRAIDIGDRQIFVTPSIGISIYPDDGTEAEDLILLADQAMYGAKSRGRNVFQFFESKMTSSAIEQLETLGELHRALEQNEFRLFYQPQYDLASGRIVGVEALLRWLHPSRGLVPPRDFIGLAERSALTVPIGRWVLHEACRQARRWLDEGFEFGRVSVNVSARQCFTDHFLSDLTTILSETALPAEYLQLELLESMAMNTREEIGILLRELATRGISLAIDDFGTGYSSLVYLKDLPVDTLKIDQSFLTDCGSGSTDDAIVRAIVAMGRALGLDVVMEGVETAKQLAFLQEIGCHQGQGFLFARPQPADQLVGISSRRGAELLAE; encoded by the coding sequence ATGATTTTTCCTACCGATACCGCGAGCCACTGTCCGGCCGAGGCGGAATTTTTCCTGCACCTGAAGCCGATCGAATCGATCCGCGTTCAGCCGCCTGTTGTGGTGCCCGAGCAGACCGCGCTGCACGAAGTCATCGCACGGATGCGTGTGCAACGGCTCGATGCGATCCTCGTCGGCTACGACGATGGCGAGCACGGCATCCTGACCGAGCGGGACATCGTCCGGCTATTGGCAGACGGAGGGGCCCACGGCGCGGTCGGGGCCTACGCGAGCAAGCCGCTGCAGATGCTGACCGCAAGACAGAGCCTGTATGCGGCGCAGCGTTTCATGACCGAGCAAAGTGTGCGGCATGTTGGCATCGAGGACGAGGATGGCCGGCTGACCGGGTTGCTCTGTTTCGCGGACGTGCTGCAGAGCATCGAGCACGAATACGCGAACCAGCTGCGCAGCGCGTTGCGCGAGCGCGACGAAGCGCTGGGTCTCGCGCGCTTTAACCTGCGCATGGCGGATCGGGTGTTCGAATCGGCGCTCGAAGGCATCATGGTGACCGACCGGCACGCGAAGATCGAGCGTGTCAACCAGGCCTTCACGCGCCTGACCGGGTACACCGAGGACGAAGTGGTCGGGCGCAACCCGGGCCTGCTGAGTTCCGGGCGCCAGACGCCCGATTTCTACAAGCAGCTGTGGCATTCGCTCACAACCGATGGCCACTGGCAAGGCGAAATCTGGAATCGCCGCAAGGCCGGCGAGCTGTTTCTCGAATACCTGACGATCACCAGCATTCGCGACAGCGAAAGCGAGATCTCCCACTACGCGGCGATTTTTTCCGACATCACGCAGCGGCGCCAGGCGGAGGAGCGGCTGGGCTATCTCGCCACGCACGACGTGCTCACCAATCTCGCGAACCGGATGCTGTTCGAGGAGCGGCTCACGCACGCGATCGTTCATGCGAAGCGGTTCGGGCGCAAGGTCGCGGTGATGTACCTCGATCTCGACCGCTTCAAGCTGGTCAACGATACGCTCGGCCACAACGCAGGCGACGAGGTGCTGAAGATGGTCGCGGAGCGCATCGTCGCGAATGTGCGCGCGAACGACACGGTGGCGCGCATGGGCGGTGACGAATTCGCGCTCGTGCTCGAGGAGGTCGACGATGTCCGCGACGTCGGGCGAGTCGCGCGCAAGCTGCTGGACGAAGTGGGACGGGCGATCGATATCGGCGATCGCCAGATCTTCGTGACGCCGAGCATCGGCATCAGCATCTATCCGGACGACGGCACCGAGGCGGAGGACTTGATCCTGCTCGCGGACCAGGCGATGTACGGTGCGAAGAGCCGCGGCAGGAACGTGTTCCAGTTCTTCGAGAGCAAGATGACGTCGTCGGCGATCGAGCAGCTGGAGACGCTCGGCGAGTTGCACCGCGCGCTCGAGCAGAATGAATTCCGCCTGTTCTACCAGCCGCAATACGATCTGGCCAGCGGCCGGATCGTCGGCGTGGAGGCGCTGCTGCGCTGGTTGCATCCGAGCAGGGGTTTGGTGCCGCCGCGCGACTTCATCGGGCTCGCGGAGCGATCGGCGCTGACCGTCCCGATCGGCAGGTGGGTGCTGCACGAAGCCTGCCGCCAGGCGCGCCGCTGGCTCGACGAGGGCTTCGAGTTCGGGCGTGTGTCGGTGAACGTGTCGGCGCGGCAGTGCTTTACCGACCACTTTCTGAGCGACCTGACGACCATTCTCAGTGAAACCGCGTTGCCGGCCGAATACCTGCAGCTCGAGTTGCTCGAAAGCATGGCGATGAACACCCGCGAGGAAATCGGCATCCTGCTGCGCGAACTGGCGACGCGGGGGATCAGCCTCGCGATCGACGATTTCGGTACGGGTTATTCATCGCTGGTGTATCTGAAGGATCTGCCCGTCGATACGCTGAAGATCGATCAGTCGTTCCTCACGGACTGCGGCTCGGGCAGTACGGACGACGCGATCGTGCGCGCGATCGTTGCAATGGGGCGCGCGCTGGGGCTCGATGTCGTGATGGAGGGCGTCGAGACGGCAAAGCAGCTGGCCTTCCTGCAGGAGATCGGTTGCCACCAGGGCCAGGGCTTCCTGTTCGCACGGCCGCAGCCTGCCGACCAGCTGGTCGGCATCTCGTCGCGCCGCGGCGCTGAATTGCTGGCAGAGTGA
- a CDS encoding LysR family transcriptional regulator: protein METRDLDYLLEVRRCGSIGKAAEALGMSQPALTKAVKRIESEVGQAVFHRGPNGVALTPGGAVFVERAQRIALEYQDALKELRAIQIGEQGILRVGYSPTVPDSIVLRACRQLMNERPAARLRLRRRLANDLFMLMKAGELDMAVAPEPPDMSKEFDTLPLFRDRLHVMADESHLLHRKTRLRLRDLANEEWLLPGMNIPLRRQVNDAFRRQGLPEPALRVETDFAIPALLELVRGSRMLCIAGNATANSQRGILPLNIDATELNLARNVGAVLRVGGYVSPLAQRLVELLQRARPHAGSLAPVD from the coding sequence CATGAGTCAGCCCGCATTGACCAAGGCGGTCAAGCGCATCGAGAGCGAAGTGGGCCAGGCGGTGTTTCACCGTGGCCCGAACGGCGTCGCGCTCACGCCTGGCGGCGCGGTGTTCGTCGAGCGTGCGCAGCGTATCGCGCTCGAATACCAGGATGCGCTCAAGGAACTGCGCGCGATCCAGATCGGCGAGCAAGGCATTCTGCGCGTGGGCTATTCGCCCACGGTGCCCGACTCGATCGTGCTGCGCGCCTGCCGGCAGTTGATGAACGAACGCCCGGCCGCGCGGCTGCGTCTGCGGCGGCGGCTCGCGAACGACCTGTTCATGCTGATGAAGGCCGGCGAACTGGACATGGCAGTCGCGCCCGAGCCGCCGGACATGAGCAAGGAGTTCGACACGCTGCCGCTCTTTCGCGATCGTCTGCATGTGATGGCCGACGAATCGCATCTGCTGCACCGCAAGACGCGGCTCAGGCTGCGCGATCTGGCGAATGAGGAATGGTTGCTGCCGGGCATGAACATCCCGCTGCGCCGTCAGGTGAACGACGCTTTTCGCCGCCAGGGATTGCCGGAACCGGCGTTGCGGGTCGAAACGGACTTCGCGATTCCCGCGCTGCTCGAACTGGTGCGCGGCTCGCGCATGCTCTGCATCGCGGGCAATGCGACGGCCAACTCGCAGCGCGGAATCCTGCCGTTGAACATCGACGCGACCGAGTTGAATCTCGCGCGCAACGTCGGCGCGGTGTTACGCGTGGGCGGCTATGTCTCGCCGCTTGCGCAGCGGCTCGTGGAGTTGCTGCAGCGCGCGCGTCCGCATGCCGGAAGCCTCGCGCCAGTGGATTGA
- the cynS gene encoding cyanase — protein MTQSQVTPNAREALTETIVDAKVRKNLTFEAINEGTGLSLAYTTAALLGQHALPEKAAKLVAERLGLDDDAVRLLQTIPVRGSIPGGVPTDPTVYRFYEMVQVYGSTLKALVHEKFGDGIISAINFKLDIQKVPDPEGGERAVITLNGKYLPTKPF, from the coding sequence ATGACCCAATCGCAAGTCACACCGAACGCGCGCGAAGCTCTGACGGAAACGATCGTCGACGCGAAGGTGCGCAAGAACCTCACGTTCGAAGCCATCAACGAAGGCACGGGCCTGAGCCTCGCATACACGACAGCCGCGCTGCTCGGTCAGCATGCGCTGCCGGAGAAGGCGGCGAAGCTTGTCGCCGAACGCCTCGGGCTCGACGACGACGCCGTGCGCCTGCTGCAAACCATTCCGGTGCGCGGCAGCATTCCGGGTGGCGTGCCGACCGATCCGACCGTCTACCGCTTCTACGAAATGGTGCAGGTGTACGGTTCGACGTTGAAGGCGCTGGTTCACGAGAAATTCGGCGACGGCATCATCAGCGCGATCAACTTCAAACTCGATATCCAGAAGGTTCCGGACCCGGAAGGCGGCGAGCGTGCCGTCATCACGCTCAACGGCAAGTATCTGCCAACCAAGCCGTTCTGA
- a CDS encoding carbonic anhydrase, with the protein MQEIIDGFLKFQRDIMPARRELFRKLATSQTPRTLFISCSDSRMVPELVTQREPGDLFVIRNAGNIVPSFGPEPGGVSATVEYAVAALGVTDVVICGHSDCGAMTAVATCKCLDHMPAVANWLRYADSAKLVNEAREHAGERERVDSMVRENVIAQLDNLKTHPSVALGLAQGRLNLHGWVYDIESGSIDALDAATRQFVPLAAHPDVTATPAECVAAL; encoded by the coding sequence ATGCAAGAGATCATCGACGGTTTTCTGAAATTTCAACGGGACATCATGCCCGCTCGCAGGGAGTTGTTCCGCAAGCTGGCCACCAGCCAGACGCCGCGCACTCTTTTCATTTCCTGTTCCGATAGCCGCATGGTTCCCGAACTGGTCACTCAGCGCGAACCGGGCGATCTGTTCGTAATCCGCAACGCCGGCAACATCGTGCCTTCGTTCGGTCCCGAGCCGGGCGGTGTGTCGGCAACGGTCGAATATGCAGTCGCCGCGCTCGGCGTGACGGATGTGGTGATCTGCGGCCACTCGGACTGCGGCGCGATGACGGCCGTCGCAACGTGCAAGTGCCTCGACCATATGCCCGCCGTCGCGAACTGGCTGCGCTACGCCGACTCGGCGAAGCTCGTCAACGAGGCGCGTGAACATGCAGGCGAGCGCGAGCGCGTCGACTCGATGGTGCGCGAGAACGTCATCGCACAGCTCGACAACCTCAAGACCCATCCCTCCGTTGCACTGGGACTCGCGCAAGGCCGCCTCAATTTGCACGGATGGGTCTACGACATCGAATCCGGCTCGATCGACGCGCTCGACGCCGCGACTCGCCAGTTCGTGCCGCTCGCCGCGCATCCCGATGTCACCGCGACGCCCGCCGAGTGCGTGGCTGCGCTCTGA